In the Ipomoea triloba cultivar NCNSP0323 chromosome 6, ASM357664v1 genome, one interval contains:
- the LOC116022860 gene encoding transcription factor MYB1R1-like: MLADCVSNGQLDSRTCDELSSASGGAESSGEIMLFGVRVRVDPMRKSVSLNNLSQYEHLIAATTDNESMKAAVDVDDGYASADDAVPHRSSAGRERKRGVPWTEEEHKLFLLGLQKVGKGNWRGISRNYVKTRTPTQVASHAQKYFLRRTNLNRRRRRSSLFDITTEAVSPISPEEGKLPQDNLVPVAPVLLPLQIERPMENLVFAQEHQVNNASTILVHPLPVVSVPCSPSLAASQLIEPSSLSLKLSMSLDQSQPSSMHLVFPGMSSFINGDTVLSVA; the protein is encoded by the exons ATGCTCGCCGACTGTGTGAGCAACGGCCAGCTGGACTCGCGCACTTGCGACGAGCTGTCATCGGCCTCCGGCGGTGCGGAAAGTTCCGGCGAGATCATGCTGTTTGGAGTGCGGGTGAGGGTGGACCCCATGAGGAAGAGCGTCAGTTTGAATAACTTGTCTCAGTACGAGCATCTTATTGCTGCTACGACTGATAATGAGTCGATGAAAGCGGCGGTGGACGTCGACGACGGTTATGCCTCGGCTGATGACGCCGTCCCCCACCGCTCTAGCGCTGGCCGCGAGCGTAAGCGAG GAGTTCCATGGACGGAAGAAGAGCACAAGCTGTTCCTTTTGGGATTACAGAAAGTAGGAAAAGGAAACTGGAGAGGAATCTCTAGAAATTATGTAAAGACTCGCACACCTACACAAGTAGCAAGTCATGCTCAGAAATACTTCCTCCGACGAACCAATCTCAATAGGCGCCGCCGCAGATCCAGCCTCTTTGATATCACCACTGAAGCG GTGTCTCCAATATCACCTGAAGAGGGGAAGCTGCCTCAAGACAACCTGGTTCCTGTTGCTCCTGTTTTGCTACCACTACAAATTGAGAGGCCAATGGAAAATCTGGTGTTTGCACAAGAACACCAAGTGAACAACGCATCCACCATACTTGTCCACCCACTTCCTGTCGTTTCGGTTCCTTGTTCACCCTCACTGGCAGCCTCTCAGCTCATTGAGCCATCATCTCTGTCCTTGAAACTGTCCATGTCATTGGATCAGAGCCAGCCATCGTCTATGCACTTGGTGTTCCCAGGGATGTCAAGCTTCATTAATGGAGACACTGTCCTCAGCGTGGCATGA